TAGCATCATTAGTAACGCGATATCCTTTTGCAAATGCTGTAATCATCAAAGAATTCCATGAAACCAAAATTTTATCATCCAATCCTGGAGGAATCCGTGCAGAGCGGGCTTTTAATAATTTTTCAGAACATGAATTTATTATTTCTTGAGCCTTTTGCTCTGTTATTCCAAAATTAAATGCAACAGTTGAGAGATTAAGATTATTACACAGAATATTATTTCCCTCCCAATTTCCGCCATCAGTAACATCAAAGTAAAGGCAAAACAGATCAGCATCATTGCCAAGAATTTCTTTGATTTCACTTTTCTTCCAAACATAGAATTTTCCTTCAACGCCTTCTGAATCTGCATCATATGCAGAATAGAATCCACCTTCAGGAGAAGTCATTTCACGTAAAACAAAATCAAGTGTCTTTTTCATTACATCAAGATAGAAAAGATCTTTTGTAATTTGATACGCCTCTACATAATTAACAGGCATCAGGGCATTATCATAAAGCATCTTTTCAAAATGTGGGACTAGCCACTTTGCATCCGTAGAGTATCTAGAAAAACCACCTCCTATTTGATCAAAAATGCCACCCTTTGCCATTTTCCTGAGTGTTTTGAGTGCAAATTCGTTGAATTTTGAGATGCCTGAAAGTTTTGCGTAACGAAATAGAAAGGAAATATTTGCAGCATTAGGAAACTTTGGTGCCGAACCAAATCCACCATATGTTGGATCACCCATTTGAAATAGATTCATGGCAGCCTCATCAAGAATTACTCGTTCTAGTTTTGTTGTAACTGCAATGGTTTCTGTTTTTTGAAGGGCGTCAAGGAATTTTTCAGCTGATTTTTCAACATCTTTTGGTTTTTCCTTCCATGCTTGAGATAGCTGTCTACAAATACTTCCAAAACCTGGTCGTCCATAAGAATCTAAAACAGGAAAGTATGTACCAACATAGAAGGGCTTTTGATCAGGCGTAAGAAAAATACTCAGAGGCCAACCACCTTGACCTGTTGCTATCTGGCAAACTTTTTGATAAATATCATCAATGTCAGGTCTTTCTTCTCGGTCAACCTTAATGTTCACAAAATTTTCATTCATGAATTTAGCAACTTCTTCATTTTCAAATGATTCATGAGCCATCACATGGCACCAGTGGCACGAGCTATAACCAATGCTAAGAAAAATGGGCTTGTTTTCATCTTTTGCTTTTTTTAATGCAATTTCATTCCAGCCATGCCATTCAACTGGATTATGTGCATGTTGAAGTAAATATGGACTGGTTTCATAAATGAGATTATTTTCTACCACGTTTAATCAAAGTTATTTCAGTATTAGTAGTTAATTGGACACATCATCCCCAGGTCCCTCTCCCTTCAGTTAATTCGTAAATTCTAACATTGATTTTTCCTAGCAACTTTACTTTTGATTTGTGAGCCTTTTTATCATGACTGTAATCTTTTTTTTCAACTAGCTCTTGTAGTCGCTGCAATTGTTCTAAGGATAATTTCTTAAATTCGTTTTTAGAAGAAGTGATTTGTTGCAACAATTTTACTCTTTCACGATCCTCATCAGTAATTTCAGTCATGGTAAAATTGAGTACTAGTCCTTTATTTTTCTAATGAGCGAATCTTAAAATTTCGTGCCACACAGTCTAGATTATGGAAAAAATGCGTGCGATGGTGCTTTCTAAATGTGCCAAAATTGAAACAAATCCATTGAAATTAACCGAAATTGACAGGCATGAAATTCAAAGACCAAATGAAATTCTACTAAAAATTGAGGCATGCGGGGTTTGTCATTCTCAGCTTCACGGAATTGAGGGGGATTGGAAAGATATTGGAATTCCACCTACTCTTCCAACAGTTCCAGGTCATGAGCTTGTTGGAAAAGTAGTTCAAATCGGAGATTCAGTTTCAAAATTCAAAGTAGGAGATAGAGCAGGCATCACCCCACTTTTAGAGGCATGTAAAGAATGCCAATATTGCAAAGAAGGCAAAGAGTATCTTTGTGAATCATCAATAATTACAGGAGAGTCATTCAAGGGAGGATATACAGAATACATTACAGTTACAGAAGATTTTGCAACCAAAGTTCCAGAAAATATGAAACCAGAGTATGCTGCACCATTGTTTTGTGCAGGCATTACAGCATACAAAGCAGTAAAAGCAGCTGAACCAAAATCACATAAAAAAATTGGAATTTTTGGAATTGGCGGAGTTGGACACATGGCAGTACAGTTTGCCAAAGTTGAAAACTGTGATGTCATAGCATTTTCTAGGACCCAAAAACACCTGGATGTTGCAAATAGACTAGGCGCAATTGATACAATGATGTTTTCTGAAAATCAAGAAGAATTTCTTGACAAATTAAAAGAAAAACATGGAATGTTAGATGCTGCCATAGTTTTTGCACCAGCCGATATAGTAACAGATACTGCAATAAAATCAGTAAAGAAAGGAGGACTAATTGTTATTGCTACAGTTGGAAAAAATCCCTCATTTATGGCATTTGAGGAAAAAACAATCAGAGGTACTTTGATAGGATCTACAAAAGACATGGAACAAGTCATCAAAATATGTGACGAAAATAATATCGAAGTCATATCCCAAGTATTCCCATTAGAAAGTGCAAATGAAGTACTCAAAAAATTAAAAGATTCAGAAATAGAAGCAAGAGCAGTCTTAATACCTTGACTTGCAGATTAAATATTGGAGAATATGATTTTTCAACATGAATTGTAATAGATGCCATCATACGGATGAAGCACATTCTCCAAATGAGAATAGCAATTCTATTATCAAGGTAGGGAAATGTCAAATTCCTACTTGTACATGTCGGCAATACTTGGATCCAATTCAAGAGATTGATGAAGATTTATTGTAACGATTCATATAGTAAAATCAATTAAGAGCACTATGGACAAACACAAACCATCTGATGAGATGATCAAAGAACTAGATAATCTCCTATCAAAAATTAATGCAATGGAAATTGTTGCGTCAGACGATTATCAAAAAAATTCAATCAAAATAATGAGGGCATTAGTTGAGGGTCAAATGCACGCAATCAATGAATTTCAGCATTTGAAAAAAGCAATTGATTTGCTTACATTACAATTGTTTGATGTCCAAAACAAAGTCAACAGTTAAGTTTTGTATCGCTTAATCCACAACTAGTACAGCGATAAACAGTAGATTTTTCAAGAGTTTGTTCTGCCTTCATTTCAGAGCCACAGCACAAGCAAGAAATTTTTTGTGGTTCTAAATTTGTTTTCTCAGATTTTCGAACAGCATATTCAGGCTCTGTTTTTGGAGCATTTCCAGAATTGCATGGAGGTTTGTATCTAGACAGTATCTTGTTGCATACATTTTGCCTCTGATCCTGGTTTGATTCAAACATAGGCAATATTGCAAGGTACAATGATTTTTCAGACCCTGATTTCTGAACCCAGCATTTGAAATCTTGGTGTTGGGCAAAAAAGGATTTGTCATCAGTCTTTTCACAGTCACCAATATAGAGAATATTGAATTTGTCTTGATCTTTGGATAGGATAAGAAATACCAGTTTTTCCATGGGAGGTCCCCATTCATCAAGAGGAATTGGTCCAAGAAATTCATACTGGAGAATTTGAATACTCAATGTAGAACTTTTAGAGTAACTTTCTTTTCTTTTTTTCCCAAAAAACACACGAGTTCCAGTAAATTGATCGCAAAATCTAAACTTGAAAAGATTAAATTCAAGAGTTTTTGATTTTCAGTAAATGAAAGAGCCTCACAATTATGCCAAAGTAGGATATGCAATGATTCTAGTTTCAGCTAGTCTTGCTGCAGTGGGTCTTTTAGCATTAGCAATCGGCTCAGATGTACTTTTTTCAGATAACATGCAAAGAGAAAATACGGCTCATTTCAATGAATGCAAATTAAATGATTTCAAAACAGAAGGTTGTGAAAAATATTTGGATAGAATTAATAATGAAATTTCAGGAATTTACGTAGACCTAGATAAATAATTTAATAACCATTAGTAAAATCTTCAAGTATATTTTGATTTTTTGTCAGTTTATTCATTGCATAAAATGCTCCACCAACGATACCAGCCTGATAAAAGGTATACAAGAAAACCCCTGAAGACGTAGGATCAGATTTTGTGAAACTCAAAACGAGAATTGTCATGAATACAAATGTTCCAACAAATGTTACCAATCTATTTAAAAATCCAGAATTCATTCCAACAATTCGTTTAGTTGCAGATGCCATCAAGGTAATGCTTGTAATAATC
This genomic window from Nitrosopumilus ureiphilus contains:
- a CDS encoding thioredoxin domain-containing protein, producing MVENNLIYETSPYLLQHAHNPVEWHGWNEIALKKAKDENKPIFLSIGYSSCHWCHVMAHESFENEEVAKFMNENFVNIKVDREERPDIDDIYQKVCQIATGQGGWPLSIFLTPDQKPFYVGTYFPVLDSYGRPGFGSICRQLSQAWKEKPKDVEKSAEKFLDALQKTETIAVTTKLERVILDEAAMNLFQMGDPTYGGFGSAPKFPNAANISFLFRYAKLSGISKFNEFALKTLRKMAKGGIFDQIGGGFSRYSTDAKWLVPHFEKMLYDNALMPVNYVEAYQITKDLFYLDVMKKTLDFVLREMTSPEGGFYSAYDADSEGVEGKFYVWKKSEIKEILGNDADLFCLYFDVTDGGNWEGNNILCNNLNLSTVAFNFGITEQKAQEIINSCSEKLLKARSARIPPGLDDKILVSWNSLMITAFAKGYRVTNDARYLNAAKNCISFIENNLFENGKLLRTYKNGTAKIDGYLEDYSYFVNALLDVFEIEPEKKYLELALKLGHHLVDHFWDSNTNSFFMTSDNHEKLIIRPKSNYDLSLPSGNSVSAFVMLRLYHLSQKQNFLEISTKIMESQAQMAAENPFGFGYLLNTIFCYLEKPLEIIIINTENSKLCNSVLTDYLHNSFIVTIQNSSQLDVLSEFPFFTGKTFEDKTSVFVCKNFSCSLPLHTLDEINSHL
- a CDS encoding alcohol dehydrogenase catalytic domain-containing protein; amino-acid sequence: MEKMRAMVLSKCAKIETNPLKLTEIDRHEIQRPNEILLKIEACGVCHSQLHGIEGDWKDIGIPPTLPTVPGHELVGKVVQIGDSVSKFKVGDRAGITPLLEACKECQYCKEGKEYLCESSIITGESFKGGYTEYITVTEDFATKVPENMKPEYAAPLFCAGITAYKAVKAAEPKSHKKIGIFGIGGVGHMAVQFAKVENCDVIAFSRTQKHLDVANRLGAIDTMMFSENQEEFLDKLKEKHGMLDAAIVFAPADIVTDTAIKSVKKGGLIVIATVGKNPSFMAFEEKTIRGTLIGSTKDMEQVIKICDENNIEVISQVFPLESANEVLKKLKDSEIEARAVLIP